One Danio rerio strain Tuebingen ecotype United States chromosome 7, GRCz12tu, whole genome shotgun sequence genomic window, TTTTCAATACAGAAACAACTTCATTGAATTAAGTTGAGGAATTGCAATTTTTTCCTACCCAGGTGCAGGAGAGACTACACTGGAAGAGGGGAGTCAGGCGGGTTGGGAATCCTTTCCCCTGTTGCCTAACATACTGGAGAACGGGGATCGAGGGTAAGTCAGATCTTTCCTGTGTCCGTTTCTGAGCCTAACCAAAACGGCCTCTGGCTTGAATGGGTGAGCAGAGTTAGGCCAGGGTGTGTATGTGTCTACATAAGCGTGCGAGCTTCTCTTTTAGGTCTCTCTCTCCAACCCATTTGCTGTCTATCCTTttctccttttctctctctccctctcttttgcGAACACCCCTCACCCccctttttctccctctctcgaTGAACAACGGGCAGAAGTAGACAGAAGCAAATGCCTTCTGCAACTGTGCTGACGTGATCATTTGACTTAGACCTTAAATAGGCTGCCCTTTATGAGATCTATCTGTGTTTGTCAGGGCTGATTTAATCTAaagctattaaaaataatatattctaTATCATACAAAATTTTCTTTAGATTTTGTGTAGCACAAATGTAGTCACACTTTAGCTTTCAGTTTGCTTTTGATAAgcttcctctttttttatttttactgtgagCTTCAACTTCATGAAGCATCACAGAActgtaagcaaaaaaataaactgtGTTTTGAAATATTACAGCAGTcagaattaattattttgtaattaagcCTTGATTCTCTGCTGACATGGGAAGTTCATAACACAAAACAGGGTGTGgtgtatttaaaagaaaatgtgaaaACTTCAAAAATACTTGGTGTTTCTTAGGTCTGCCAAAACAGTTAGTtacataaatagaaataaaaaaaaatatatatatatatatattttatttctttcaacTTTTGTCATGCTTTTTACAATATTAcgattaaattagttttttagcACAAGGAGGGTTATTGTGGTTTTCCTGCTCCTacctactttgtttttttttactttaattttttcaAAGGCACAACATTTTCAAgctaaagaaaaacaataaaaataagtaaaaactaaaatgtaGCGATAGGTCAAGAACTTTATGCCATTCACCTTTTACACACTACAGCAAATAAGCTGTTATTCACCCTCACCGCTTTGACCATTCCTGGAtaatttttaaacagaaaaataatgcatattaaaatacaaacaacTCAATACAAGTTAGTAATTTCTAATGTTCCTCCATTAGTCATCACTTTATCAGTCCATAATTAAAacctttgttttttatatattgctGGCtataaagttatttaattatactttattccTTCTGAATTTGTATGCACACCTTTCCTTTTTGTTGAAGTAATGTCTTTTATGCAAgttgtataaataattctcatacaTTCTTTTATTTCTGTCTACTTATTTGATTTTACATGTAGGCACATTCTTTTTTTAATCTCCAGAATCCTTTAAGATAatgttatttgtttacttatttttgcAACAAATTATTGATTGGCTAATTAAAATATGCTCTGTCAAAATACTGTACCTAAATGTGCTTTAACTTTTACTATAGTGGTACTTGATCTTACTTTATAAAATTAGGCCTAAGAAGCTTCAAAATATGCAGCTTTTttcaagaaaataataaaaaacaatatttagttGCTTTCATTTTAACCTCATgctaataaaaccattttaacaGGCGCTagtttttttcttcctcttcatCTCCCCTCTTTGTTATCCTCCATTTTGTCTTCATCCTCAACATCCATTTTAGGACAGTGTGTGCACAGTTACTCACTTATTAAGTCTCAAAGGGCATTATTAGACTGTCATGAAAAGATGTGGGTGACCACGAGCTTCCTCACGATTGCCTGTGCCAGACAAGTCATGCTGTCACTCTTTTGTGTCACAAAActtttatgacattttattttttcagaaagAAGAGAAGCGATCTGTTCATCTACtaattttgttctgtgtttccTTTATTTGCTGCCACTAAAATGCATGAgacattttttacattataatccaacaatacatttttttttgtccccAATCTGATCCTAGAGAGGACCACCGGAGTCTGTCGTCATCTTTTTATTTAGCCCTGAGTGCCCTGTAGCAGCACATCATGGTTTGTAAGTTATAAGGGCAAATTCCGAATCATGATGTGCTGTCACTGGGAGCCTGGGAGTTTCTCCATTAACATGACAGCATTAAACACCTAGTCTTTTGCTTGTGTCGTAAATCCTAGTGTAATAAATACATCagaggttatttaaaaaaaacacctagTGTTAAATACTGtctgtattgttttgtattataattaTGATTAAGCTAAAAGTTTAAATTGTCAGATAAAAATGTGACAAGGCAGCTTTTTTCCCCTCAGGAGTATTTTTGTAAATGACCAGACACACAATAAATGATTCGTGGCTGAATCACCAGGTTTGGCTCGCATGGCCTCTTCAGACAGTTGGGAATTCACATCCTCTTTTTTTTAGTCTATATTTTAAGATGTCAGCTACTTTCTGCGACAGTGTAACCGTTCAAGCTGATGAATTAATCTGCATATATTTGTGACGTTCCCATCATCCTCTTTCCTCCCTTGGACCACTTGATGCCTCAGTGTGCCTGACAGAAGCAGCACATCAATATTGGCAGCTGCCCTCTCTCTGGGTTGCCAGTATGGTTTGTGCTGCTCCCGTCAGACAGACACACTCAGCGATCCTCCAGTATTTGGAGCAATATGAAAACCACCTGTCCGGAAATTAATTGTATGTATTTGACTTTGACAATCTCACTTTCAACTGAAATGCTTTCTCTTTGTTCGGACTTGCATGAAAAAcctaacattaaaaaatattacaaacaaaaccttatttgagtgaaattatttttattttcaatacacGAAATGAAAGATATCCGTGGTTTCAGTTTGTCGCTGATAAACTGGTGAAAACCAATGTGTGCTGTCGCTATTCTGCTTATTGAAATGTCATTCAAGTACAGGTCAGATGGCAGAGTAATTTCAATATATCAACGCTTTCAGTTATTGAGGTTATGACATACTAAAGAACAAAggtatagataaataaaaaaaaaattaatggtgCTGTTAATGAGGAGATCTGCtgggctgcattttattttcaatatgcaGTCAATAATGTAACTGATTTGGctgttattaatcatttaaatatgtatatttgtgctcggcataattgagtacatcccattttttaaatttttatccatttctcatgaatataggcaatgtattatggtgcattaaataaaacagatttgttacacagatacatttattaaaatattttagtcactaaacatatttagaaattgaaagataatacaggGTGACTGCTGGGTGTAAAAAAggattaaaagttaataaataaatgtagagaaatttaaagcccttaaaaagtattaaaaaatcttaaatggtaatttgcaaggtattaaattttatttaattttttattatgcaatgtatggttgtatgctaaagtttgccgaAATTAAATCTGCgcatatcaggatgctgtgtagttgaTGACATCATGCTGCCTCGTTTGTTGCAGTAACCAAGATAATACCATTATATCTGCAGTTGTATGggcgccaacctgctgaattagctagatgtaatagatttaaatatatgaataatgtttcagTTTTAGATtcgtttttttactttaatatttagtaaatatactgcaagttaaaCTCTCGCCATTGTTTCCATTTGAAACCTAAAGTTATAAggttttaaaatgtatggaaagagccttaaaaaggtcttaatagGTATTGAAATACACTCTCTGATTTCTGTATATACTCTGCAatacaatttaattcaagcaaaatattgcaaaaaaaaaaacaaaaaaaaaaacattacaaaatttcaactacggtaaataagtacattttttttcttaactttttccctcctttttaaatttgtgtttaatatttttctataacatataaatttaggtgtactagtttttagagcaatatcgtaagttattttgttagataagctccagatttggcttcagtactgaaaaaactaatgtatatgcacaaatataatattgtatagcttccttttaaaatatatatatttgtgaggggtgtacttatatatgttgaGCCCTGTATGTAGTGTGAGCCCTGTATGAAGTCAAAATGCAAACAGTTATCTTGCTAAAACTGTTAAAATCATCTTTAGTTGAACCCTTTTTTGTGGTGAAACAAAGAGATGTGGGTGGAAAAAGACCCAAGGTATTACAAAACTTTTTATTCACTTAGAAAAACATGAAAGAGATTGTGTGCATTTTTAACAGTTTACCAAACAAAGCTTTTATATActcaacaaaaatgtaaaatcttttcCCTACACTTTCCACATTTTCCCCAAAAACAAAGTACTGGACATAATTGATTAATGAGTAATgattgtaaaatatatacacagtaattgttttacagtaacatattttaaaatcCGACATTTTGGACCCAGCATAGCAATATGTATTTAGCGATGTTTGCTAGCTTTAAAAACTTTGTGCTACATTGATGAGACATCCATCCATACCTTCACAATTCACTATTTTTAATGAGTCTTTCGCTTTAAAAAGTTCTTCCTCCATAAAACAGATTTCTTGAAGTGACATGATTAGCTTCTTTTTCGGATTGTATGTTGCAGATGATTTCAACGGGATAACAACGGCAAGTCACTGGAATTCATGATGAGACTTGAGTCAAGGTTTAGACTATCTGCAtgggaaaaaaatgaatacatatattatttttcaTGGCAATGAGCGGAACCTGAATAAGACAAACacaaaatttgtcatttaaatttgtatttaaacaattaaCTGCCAAAATCTTTGAAAAAATACAGGACAGAGATTGTGAAGGGGTTAaaatttggagagaaaaataCACCAAAAAGCTGTCTCTTACCTTGGTCAAAATTAAGCTTTTTAGATGATGAACTATCACCCAAGCCTTCAATATCTACCAAATCACTGTTGGCATCAGAGTCATTCAGTGCACTGAGAGTGACGTCTGTGGAAAAAGCATATCAATACATTAGTTGTATTTGACAATTTTCAATCTGCTAAACAATTTTGCaagtttaaaatgaaaaacaaaacaagtgaatTAAGTAATGCCGACCTGCCGTTTTTGATGACTTAATGCTAGATGGACCTGTGCTTGCCCGCTGTAAGCCTGCAGTCACAACAACTTGAGATGTTGGCACAGCAATGACTTTTGGTGGGGCTGGTGGAGCCATTGAAACCGGCACCTTTTTGGTGCTCTTCTTTGGTGAATTGGTGGATAGAGGGGCTCCACTGTCATCATACAACTTCCTCTTGACTGCTGTTGTCATTTGGGCCCTTATTttgaggaggaaaaaaaaaatttattactcACAAGCTACGCAACTTAAATGTCCTTATTAATTACAAATGTACGATATAATAAAAGACTAATTATTACAGAAGAGCTACACAACTAATGAGTCTTTATTGATggcaaatgtaaaatataaataaaacatcggGGGTCTTCTTGAGTTTCCGAAAAGAATGGTACTTAGGAACTGTAATGCAAATTTCACCTGAATTTAAGATGCtttcatttgtttactttttctaagCCATACGCATAGTAACTTTAAAAAGATTAAACCAAAACAGTTGTCAATTCTACAGACAGGTATTTTTTGCGTAATGTTTCTATCAAAATGAACAGAATAATCTCAGGCTCTAGTCAAGTCTTAATTTAACATTTGACAATTCAAGACCTTTAAGGGACAGTTCAATCAAATTTGCATAATTTAGTTTTGTATTTGGTCCAGACTtacttgagtttttttcttctattgaacacaaaaagaaaacatgaagAATGTTTGACTTCcataatttattatgattaaataaatatatatataaatagttataCTGTGGATTTCAATGGCTAACAggttccaacattcttctaaatatcttttgtatgcaatatttatatatatatatatatatatatatatatatatatatatatatatatatatatatatatatatatatatataaatgtgtagcaccacaacaaaaataatatttctgGTCAAACAATACATTTGTTGGTCAAACTCAATAATTCTTTTACACAGTATTTTACCACAGTGTggtcttaaaaagacttaaaatgtctacaatttttcaaataaaaatttcaggccttaaaaaaaattcttaaattcactgaaatcttgtgttgtaggtcttaaatcattttaaaccagtGTTAATTTtttccatgtaaagctacccaattgggccaacacccatccaatcactaTCATTCCAACTCACTGAAAGtttaaacaaaagtttatttattaactaatattTTGTAAATCTATTTACCAACTCTATTTATATTCATAGacatatggtttaattatcttaaaataacatttgttttaatgtgttttttttatgtttgggcCATTAAAAAACCCTTAGTGttagccttgtgtaagtctgaaatttcattcagaatggtcttaaaaggtctttaaaagtcttaaatatgACTTGACGAAACCTATAAAAGCccttgtaaaatgttttgtttttaaacagtaCTTAGGGTTTATTATTAATCTGTCAATGTTGTGAaacattttcttttctgtttgtATTGGGCTACTGGCAGatatttgttcttgttttaaTTATAAACCAGTTAGTTTAAAGTTTGCAAAAATACTTGGCCCTGACAGAAAGCAAAAGAAGTGTTTTTGCCCATAATGTCAGTAAAAACAATGGCTTTAAAAATTTagcaattacaaataaaaataaatggataatattaaaaactgtttacATAAGAAAATGGTTTAGTGCTTTAATTTATTGCTAACATTAAAACGTAACAATTATTCGTAAATTGTCAAAGCAGACAAGGGTTAGAAAGCGTTTGAGGGACCcaagggaaataaaaaaaaacatatttttaaatgatcaataaaGTATTTTCCATGTACACCATATGTATTACTTTGAAGAGAAATGTACACGTTATACAACTTTTTACACGTGCCAGTTTAAGTATAAACCATCCAGTCCGAACTGTGATGCAGAACGTGAAGTTAAATAGGCAGCGAGTGTCTCACCCTGCTGGAGTAGTATCTGCTACTGGATGCAGCTGCATGGTCAGCTCTCCCAACTTTGTGAAAGCAGCTCCAGCTGCAGAAAAGATCTCGCCGACCTAAACACAGACATCAAGAAATAAGTAATGTACAGAATCCGCCGAGATCGTAGAAACGTGTATTTAGGAATTGACATTACGATGATAGTTAGCATGTTAGCCAGTAGCTTTATTGACAACACAAAGCATTGAATACAGTAAGCATGGATGCACACTACCAACACAAACATTTAATCGTTCTTTAGGTAtcatatttgtaaacatttaccTTTGTAGAGGCCGAAGTCATTGTTTTGATTTGCAACCAAGTAATGAGGACTGCGTTTTAGAAAAAGCTAGGACACTTCAAGCTAACGTGGACAGCAACGGCTGATATAAATCGGCAGCGATACTTATTCctcaattatttacattttggaaCAACAATAAAACGTGTTCTTTGACTAAGCTGGTAGCATAATTGTAAAGATGATACTGTGTTTCGGCGATGCCCATTGGTTTGAATTCCAGCAATCGGTTGTTATTGGTGCCCACCAGAAATGAACTCGGCACATTCAAAGCTGCGTCGAAACTGCGCAGCTCGTTCGCGCTTTCTCCTCAGGGTTTCCTCGGTCCAAATTCGTAATTTATTAATGCGCAATACAGCCGTACTTGTTTCTGTAAACCCTACGTAGACCGTTGGTTTTAATATTTTCTTGTCAGAGCAGACGGAGGTAATAAGGTTTTATTGGTTTAGATGAAAACCGTGCTATTTAACACATTCATTCGTCTTTGCAATCACAGGCAagagtttttaaaatgaataaaatctttAAGCAAAATATAAAGTGATTTTATATGATGTTAAATATGCCTTTAACAAATGCGACATTAGTCCAGAACCTCAAAATTTGATATTGAAAGACGGGGAAGATAGTGTTCTGCGTCTTATCTATTCACTACCACTATGTACACTACAACTAAGAAAAACATCGAAATGGAGCTGAGAGAGCATCTATCGCGCATGCGTGATGTTTATACTGGCGTCAGCTGCCCTCTAGTGCACAAAGCAGGCAACTAGAATTCATttacttttaaaagaaaacacCAACAAGTAGCTTTCCTTTAATTCAATTACTGTTTATTGAGGGATGCGTTGGAAAGCTTCTGATATGATGTCCAGAGAGGGCGGATATGACAAGTAACACCATGCAGAGGATTTGCACGATGCTGTCACTATACATGTTTGGCACTATTTTGACACAGCTGGCAATATCTGgaccaaatgaacaataaaaacatgaacaacaAGAGCAACTATAACAGTGGTTGctattattatatgcatgttgTCAAAGTGCAACAAATGCAGAACATAAAATGCTTGCTCAGCAATGTTCTACATATACTTGGGGTAGAATAATAAGGTTTTACAATTTCATATTTTGTCTGTATGATGAAATTTAAGAGGCAGGTATCAGCTGCAATACATTTTCTTAACAATTATGTCATCGGGGAAACCTTTAAACCCATTCTAAAATGAATGCAAATTAGACAAACAACAACATACTAGAAAAAAGATAGCACATGGCACTCTATATTGCTTTGAAGAACCAGTTGATTTGTAGACATTTACAATCCCCATGATCATTCCTTCAATTCGTGACCACTGTTTATAGTCAGTGAAATTGCACGAGTGTAAATGCgttcaaataaatatattctatATTAAGTGTATAGTGTTATTGCTAACATCAATCTCTATCTCTGGGCTATTATAAAATGCTTTCTTTATAGCTATAAATGTTGTACATTAACAGACATCAGCACTAATATTGTCGGAGGATAACAGTCCATTTTTAAAGCACATAGTACAGAGCAAGGAGAGTCTAGGACATGCACAAGGGGATTTCATGGAGTGGAAGAGATAAGTGGGCAAAGAGCAGCTGTCACTTTTAGatccataaacaaacacacataaatctCACCTTTCCTGCATTCATGTTATAGCTAGTACAATATTTTAATGGCATTGCTTGAAGCTAATCTACATTATTCTAGTCATATTTAGAGGTTAAATGTTTAATGTCAACCCATGGTGTTGTGTGCTGGAAGACCTGCTGTCTTATCACAGCACTGACTTGGATCCCTTCCACAGTGTTAACAAATGTACTAGACAAGTACACGGATCAAGATTTAGCAGAAACTGACTGACAGGAAGTTAGGCATAGACTAGCATTCACATATTCGGCATTTTCATCATAaatgtgtgtaagagagaatGACTGACCATGATACATTCACACAGTAAGATGCTAAATAATGTTTGCTCCAGATCGACAGGCAAATATATGTATGCAGTTCCacactcttaataaatacacaaataataaaatatttcctCTTAATTACGCTAACTAAAACACTGAGTTTTAGTTCAATTGATACTTGATGCAATCATGCAAATAATTTactcaaataaaaaatacatcaaatattacaataaatatatagaaCACGATAGGAGTGGCTTTTGTAACCCTGTATTCTTGTTTGTCCTCACAGCTTCCCCTCGCCTGTGTTTTCCTTCATCATACTACCACCGCGTCAGAAGGGTGAAGGTAGGGCTGGAGTTAAGATGGCTGACACAGCGGGCTGTCATTTCAAATGAGCACTAAGTAAATTACTCTCCCTCCATTATCGTAATGAGAAGCCTTTCCCATCGAGAGAGGGAGAcagcaaaggaaaaaaaatgatattGACCCTTTGGCACACAGACAACATTAGTCTTACTCGCCAAGCTTCCTTTCCCCAAGATAAAACAGCCAAACGTACAATGCCCGTATGAAATTGTAACTAAGAGGTGAAATTCATGAGTGGTATGAAACATAGACATGTATACTGACCGGTGTAAATGGTATATGGTAAACGAAGACTTTCTCTTtcatacatccacacacacacacacacacacacacgaggagTCATGCTGTGGCCACTAGAATACATGCAATATAAGTAGCAACTGAAATGAAAATAGGTTTCAGATATTAGTacgttaacacacacacacacatactcgcccACGTAATTCAGAACAGTTAGACAACATAGATGAAATGGCTCCTGATTCCTTCATGAATTATTAGTATATAGTTGGACCACAGTCAGAAAGCAGAGACGGCAGACGAGTTCACATGATAATTGGGAAAAAGCACGAGATACTGAGTAGATGTAAAGATAAACATACGATGAAGCAGCCATTATTATTTAAGCCTATTTGAACAcaggataaaaataataataataaaaaaagtgggATCCTGAGGACCAGTGTAAATGAGGGCTTCTAGGTTCCAGTGGAAAAGACATGCACACTCACTGTTCAGAGGTAATAACtagaacattttttttctgttacatTTATTCGATGACCGTAGCACTTGATAATCTCTGGTAGCAGCTTGAACTGGCCTTTCCTTGGGTTTATGTATAGCCAATGCAATATTGGAAGATAATACTTACATTTTGTAACAATTTTTAATTGAGTTATAAGAGTAAAATCTTACACGGGGAGGAATAATATTCTGCACAAAAGTGCAACATTCGCTAATTTATAGTCATGCCTATTTGAAGATCGCAATCAACTAAAAAGCTTTGGCAGCCATTGCCGTTCTGAAAAGAGACTATTAAGGGTTATGGTCATCAGTTTTCCCTTTTCTTTGATCTGCACTCTTATGCTTACAACAGATTAATCTAGAGATCTGTGCAGCGCTCCTGCTTGCTGTAATGGTCGAACTGGCTCTTCCAGTGCATCATGTAAGAGCTCCAGCGATGAAACTCCACTTTCCACTGTCGCTCAACATCATCAATGTTATCTGGGTAAGAAATATGAGGAAAACAACAGCATGAGGTTTGACAGGAAAGTAGAGGCAAGAATGAATTGAAAAATCTCtgaaaaatttaaatgtttctttatggTCAGCAGTAAAAACAAAGGCATCCATTTAACGACTCAGCAATGCTACAAAAAAGATCCCACCCATTTAATGGAGCATTTGCTAAAAGCCCCCACAGGAGAATTTATAACTTATGATTTAAGTTACTGTAGACAGGCCTGCACAAGCCTCCCTGCCCCCACAAAAAAAGAGCAAGAGTTTAATTGCTTCATATTCTGGTTCACTTCCAGTATAATAGTTGGCACAGTACGTTTGTTTAGATTCACAGCATAAAAGATACACTTGCGCAGACAAGGCATTTCCTTGATAAATAATCGGATGGTTTTTGCTAAGGCCAATACTTTGTTTTTTGAAGCTCTTTTCCCCACTGAAGCAAAAGAAAACCTAATAATTATACAATTCAAGACAATATAAATTGTTCCTCCTGAAAACAGGAAATCATACACTTttggaaaaacatttaaagaataaCATTTGTCAAACATTTAACAGTATGTGAATAACACCttatttcagacttttttttagcttgaaaaaagaaaatgtaagaaAGAGGCATTGATTCTCACTTCTGTTATGACTTCCTCTTCTAAACAACAATAAATTTCACTGACCAAGCCATAAAACACATGTCTGCGGTTTCTCACCATCAATATAAACTCTAAAAACATGAACTACAGTTCCTTAAAGtcaatgtaataaatgtaaaaaaattaaaatatttaagtgcATGACATTAAGAAATACTGGTTGAGTTTGTTACCTGTGATGTTAAGCAGACGAGGCAGGAAGCGGTTCCACAGAGCACAGAACTGTGTTCTTAGACCCTTGTGCACCTTCATTGGCTCTGTGTTCAAGCCCACATGCTTTTGCTCATTAGCTGAAAATTGAGGCCATCGTCTCCGACTGTCCATGGTGCCATCAGTATTAACATTGGGATTACTTTGTAatgatacaacaacaaaaaaacaggcTGTCAACTTTCTACACAACACTAGGAAACATtccacaacaataaataaattgtttttttttttctgctgaaaaaagtcatgacgATAATTCTTTCAAAGACATTAAGTCTTGTCATCTCTTACCCAGTGCGGGCGAAATTAGCCCAGTATCTCATTATTCGTCGACTGAGTTTCTCCTCCTCTGCTGTGTAATTGAGTCGCTTCTCTAATGGCAGGCCAAATACAAACTCAATCTCATAGCCGTGGATGACGCCCATCCACTCAGGCCAGGCCAGGTTTGAGGCTCGATGGTCAAACAGATAAAGGTACACAGcacctaaaaaaataaattaattaaaaaaactttttaatggaGAAAATGCTATTTTGCATTAATGCTGCATTCTGTAATTCTCTCTTTTGCTCTCTTCTTCCTAGCAGTCTTGCAATCTAAACTGAATTCTGTCCACAAGCATGAGTTATCTTTACCACTAGAATAACCTTACCATGCGAGTTGCCACTGTTGTAGCCTGTTGGTCCTGAGTTTCCCCAGCCTAGTGTTCCTGGAGCTGCCGCTGATGACTGGGCATGGAGGGCAGCGTATTGGGCGTATGACTTTGCAAAATGCTGTAGAGGA contains:
- the zgc:92664 gene encoding uncharacterized protein LOC436695 — its product is MTSASTKVGEIFSAAGAAFTKLGELTMQLHPVADTTPAGAQMTTAVKRKLYDDSGAPLSTNSPKKSTKKVPVSMAPPAPPKVIAVPTSQVVVTAGLQRASTGPSSIKSSKTADVTLSALNDSDANSDLVDIEGLGDSSSSKKLNFDQDSLNLDSSLIMNSSDLPLLSR